From the Nodularia sp. NIES-3585 genome, one window contains:
- a CDS encoding IMS domain-containing protein gives MRIPLDYYRILGLPLAASDEQLRQSYSDRIVQLPRREYSQAAISSRKQLIEEAYVVLSNPKERNSYDQLYLAHAYGPDGNGNTTVAVGNHTNSNNTDPDIQSLSINISQEELVGALLILQELGEYELVLKLGHNYLTNQSGIASARQANNLASEEFLENSDYPDIVLTVALACLELGREHWQQGHYENAAISLETGQELLAREGLFASVQAEMQADLYKLRPYRILELLALPEEKVAQRRQGLAFLREILSDRGGIDGTGNDQSGLNIDDFLRFIQQLRNYLTVAEQHKLFEAESKRPSAVATYLAVYALLARGFTQRQPALIRQAKQMLMGLGKRQDVHLEQSLCALLLGQTEEATRVLELSQEYEALALIREKSLDSPDLLPGLCLYAEQWLQNEVFLHFRDLAKQQASLKDYFANQQVQAYLEALPTDAQPTHEWSVINRQSFSQPPVHNDHSTAVSPEFVAGRTPEPDLSATPDHKRHENVYESPNNGKTPPDQISWDVRSPADVAKFSHPERTTIGTPNHLNGTAKSTATRQVKKRRRRKPRQAVNRGYPQRQRAFPATLEGRTRIVWTVFASLAGILVFWLLVSTTFGWVKNLFFPAPVLEGEQLFVQLNEPPIEIPDETSKLQPPEGSLTEATAQEVIQTWLSTKAAALGPKYNLDSLQDILTDATLSQWRLLAQQERSQNRYRTYNHTVKVEYLNQNSDQAVVVATVREVTQFYERGQIRNFADETLRVRYSLIRQADVWRIRNMSVINQIGMNF, from the coding sequence GTGCGAATTCCGCTAGATTACTACCGAATTTTGGGATTACCGTTAGCGGCAAGTGATGAACAGTTGCGGCAATCGTACAGCGATCGCATTGTGCAATTGCCGCGACGAGAGTATTCTCAAGCAGCAATTTCTTCTCGCAAACAACTTATAGAAGAAGCTTACGTGGTTTTATCCAATCCTAAAGAACGTAACAGTTATGACCAGCTTTACCTTGCCCATGCCTATGGCCCTGACGGCAATGGTAATACTACTGTTGCAGTGGGAAACCACACAAACAGCAACAACACTGATCCTGACATCCAAAGTCTGAGTATCAACATTTCCCAAGAGGAATTAGTTGGTGCTTTATTAATTCTGCAAGAATTGGGGGAATATGAACTTGTACTCAAGCTAGGTCATAATTACCTCACTAATCAAAGCGGCATAGCGTCTGCTAGACAGGCGAATAATCTGGCAAGTGAAGAATTCTTGGAAAATTCTGATTACCCAGATATTGTTCTAACTGTGGCTCTGGCTTGTCTGGAACTAGGTCGAGAACATTGGCAGCAAGGTCACTATGAAAATGCGGCTATCTCTCTAGAAACTGGTCAAGAACTGCTAGCGCGTGAAGGGCTATTTGCTAGCGTCCAGGCAGAAATGCAAGCTGACTTGTATAAATTGCGCCCCTATCGAATTTTGGAATTGCTGGCATTACCGGAAGAAAAGGTTGCCCAAAGACGACAAGGCTTGGCATTTTTGCGCGAAATATTGAGCGATCGCGGTGGGATAGATGGTACTGGCAATGATCAATCTGGTCTCAATATAGATGATTTTTTGCGCTTTATTCAACAATTACGCAACTATTTAACAGTTGCAGAACAGCATAAGTTATTTGAAGCGGAAAGCAAGCGTCCTTCTGCCGTGGCCACCTACTTGGCGGTTTATGCCCTATTAGCACGGGGATTCACTCAACGTCAACCGGCTTTAATTCGTCAGGCCAAGCAAATGCTGATGGGCTTGGGAAAGCGTCAAGATGTGCATTTAGAACAATCACTGTGTGCGCTGCTATTGGGTCAGACCGAAGAAGCCACCCGTGTTTTAGAACTGAGCCAAGAATACGAAGCCCTAGCTTTGATTCGGGAAAAATCCCTAGACTCTCCCGACTTGCTACCGGGGCTATGTTTGTATGCAGAACAGTGGTTACAAAATGAAGTATTCCTGCACTTTCGAGATTTAGCTAAACAGCAAGCCTCGCTGAAAGATTATTTTGCCAACCAACAGGTGCAAGCTTATTTAGAAGCCTTACCGACTGATGCCCAACCCACTCACGAGTGGTCTGTAATCAATCGCCAGTCTTTTTCCCAGCCTCCGGTTCATAATGATCATTCCACTGCTGTTTCCCCAGAATTTGTCGCAGGTAGAACCCCTGAGCCGGATTTATCAGCAACGCCAGATCACAAAAGACATGAAAATGTCTACGAATCGCCAAATAATGGGAAAACACCGCCAGATCAAATTTCTTGGGATGTCCGCTCACCAGCAGATGTAGCCAAATTTTCTCATCCTGAACGCACAACCATAGGGACTCCGAATCATCTCAATGGTACAGCTAAATCCACTGCTACTCGTCAAGTCAAAAAGCGCCGGAGGCGAAAGCCCCGTCAAGCCGTCAATCGGGGTTATCCTCAACGGCAACGAGCTTTTCCCGCTACCTTAGAAGGGAGAACAAGAATTGTTTGGACTGTATTTGCTTCTTTAGCAGGTATCTTAGTTTTTTGGCTGTTAGTTTCGACGACATTTGGATGGGTGAAAAATTTATTTTTCCCTGCGCCAGTTTTGGAAGGTGAACAATTATTTGTGCAGCTGAATGAACCACCAATAGAAATTCCCGACGAAACTAGTAAATTGCAACCCCCAGAAGGTTCTTTGACGGAGGCGACGGCGCAAGAAGTTATTCAAACTTGGCTATCTACTAAAGCCGCAGCTTTAGGGCCAAAATATAATTTGGATAGTCTACAAGATATTTTGACAGATGCCACCCTTTCTCAATGGCGACTGTTGGCACAACAAGAGAGGTCACAAAACCGCTATCGAACATATAACCACACAGTGAAAGTAGAATATCTTAATCAAAATTCGGATCAAGCTGTAGTCGTGGCTACAGTCAGGGAAGTAACACAGTTTTATGAAAGGGGTCAGATCAGAAATTTTGCTGATGAAACTTTGCGTGTACGATATTCTTTAATTCGACAAGCTGATGTTTGGCGCATCCGAAATATGTCAGTTATTAATCAAATTGGCATGAATTTTTAA
- a CDS encoding DUF4912 domain-containing protein, producing the protein MAKERPPLEEMTLRQLRKVASEYSISRYSRMRKSQLLAAIQEVQRSKVSLSPTRSLEAQETVEAAKFELGQEDRTGGSLADVDEGLADLPQGYGESRIVLLPRDPQWAYTYWDIPNEHKAELRQQGGQQLALRIYDVTDIDIDHQSPHSIQEYPADELAREWYIPIPVSDRDYVIDIGYRTADGRWLVLARSARVHIPPVYPSDWIEDAFVTVNFEEDLRGKTVYELVPPAKKAAATASAGVGVNGHSNPIYEEIFGLAESAEAQRVAGSIFGSMHQVPGSARPEEAISSYVFPSGVGMWAVPTASGLTMSGAGMSGAGFSAGVPMSPRKFWLVADAELIVYGATEPDATVTIGGRPIKLNPDGTFRFQMSFQDGLIDYPIVGVAADGEQTRSIQMKFNRETPSRNTNTKDEAVLEWFA; encoded by the coding sequence ATGGCAAAAGAACGCCCACCACTAGAAGAGATGACATTAAGGCAACTACGCAAAGTTGCTAGTGAATATAGTATCTCTCGCTATAGCCGAATGCGTAAATCTCAATTGCTGGCAGCGATTCAAGAAGTCCAGCGCAGCAAAGTATCGCTTAGTCCAACTCGTTCACTGGAGGCACAGGAAACCGTGGAAGCAGCAAAATTTGAATTAGGTCAAGAAGACCGAACTGGTGGTTCTTTGGCTGATGTTGATGAAGGACTGGCAGACCTACCACAAGGTTATGGTGAAAGCCGGATTGTACTTTTACCCCGCGATCCTCAGTGGGCTTATACTTACTGGGATATTCCTAACGAACACAAAGCCGAACTACGGCAGCAAGGTGGACAGCAACTAGCGCTGCGGATATATGATGTTACCGACATCGATATTGATCACCAAAGTCCTCACAGCATTCAAGAATACCCTGCTGATGAACTGGCAAGAGAATGGTATATTCCCATTCCAGTGAGCGATCGCGATTATGTCATAGATATAGGCTACCGTACCGCTGATGGTCGTTGGTTAGTATTGGCGCGTTCGGCGAGAGTACACATTCCTCCCGTTTATCCATCTGACTGGATTGAGGATGCCTTTGTTACTGTCAACTTTGAAGAAGATTTACGTGGTAAAACTGTTTACGAATTAGTCCCCCCTGCGAAGAAAGCAGCCGCAACAGCTTCAGCAGGAGTGGGAGTCAACGGTCACAGTAACCCCATATACGAAGAAATCTTTGGCTTGGCGGAATCGGCTGAAGCACAACGAGTTGCTGGTTCTATCTTCGGTTCGATGCACCAAGTACCCGGTTCGGCACGTCCCGAAGAGGCTATTAGTTCCTACGTTTTCCCCTCTGGTGTAGGTATGTGGGCAGTTCCCACTGCGTCTGGTTTAACCATGTCTGGTGCTGGTATGTCTGGCGCTGGCTTCTCAGCTGGCGTACCCATGAGTCCCCGCAAATTCTGGCTAGTTGCTGATGCTGAGTTGATTGTTTACGGTGCAACCGAACCTGATGCAACTGTTACCATTGGCGGTCGTCCAATTAAGCTGAATCCAGATGGGACATTCCGCTTCCAGATGTCGTTCCAAGATGGTTTAATTGACTATCCCATTGTGGGTGTGGCGGCTGATGGTGAACAAACACGATCAATTCAAATGAAGTTTAATCGTGAGACTCCATCTCGAAATACCAATACTAAGGATGAAGCTGTTCTAGAATGGTTTGCTTAA